The nucleotide sequence TTAGTCAGCTTTTATTTATTTTCATGTTAAACTTAGAACTAATATATTGTTCAAAATTTTTAATAAATAATAAGTGTTTATCAAAATCATTACATGATTTAATTAAATTATTTTCATAATTTTCTATCTCTTTATTTGTTAAAATGTGATTGCTATGGAAATATAATTTAGATATTTTTAAAAATTTATATGGAAATGACAGATATGATAATAAATAAAAATATTCGTCTATGAATATTGGGTTATTTGAATTGTAATAGTTTAATAATGTTAAAGTATTTTTAATATTCCAAGAATCAAATGAATGTTTTAGATATCTTTTTAAAAAATATCCAAAATCGTATATTGAATAATTTATACAGCATCTATCAAAATCTATTGGAATAACAGATTTATCATTTATAATGATATTTTTATTTACATAATCACCATGACATAAACTAATGTTTAAATTTTTAAAGTTTGTTATTAATGAATATCTATATGCATTATTTGCTAAATACAATGAATTATAAAAATTACTTAAAAAAATTTTTGAAAATTTATCATTTTTTAATTTGGCTATTTCATGTAATTTATGTAAATCCTGAATATATTTTATGAATTTATTTTTAATGTTAACTAAATTAATAGTTGGAACTGAATATTTTATGAAATCAATTTTATTTAAATGAAAGTGTATTTTTGAAATAATTTTAATAGCTCTAATACAATCATCTAAGTTATTATATAAAAGCTTATTTCCACTTATCCAATTGCTTAATGTATAAATTTTATTATTGTATAATGTGAAGGGTTTATTATTAATAGATTTAATAAAATATGGAACTTCAAATTTATATAATTTTAGCCATTCTAAATATGAATAAATAAATAATATTTTTTGTACGTTAAAATATGTTTGTTTAAGACAAAATGATTTGTCGAAAGTAGTTATTTTATATATAATTCTAGATTTTTTTGAAG is from Candidatus Arthromitus sp. SFB-rat-Yit and encodes:
- a CDS encoding phosphotransferase; translation: MYKNIDLSYILSNFNIKNYKIKKIKEKTSKKSRIIYKITTFDKSFCLKQTYFNVQKILFIYSYLEWLKLYKFEVPYFIKSINNKPFTLYNNKIYTLSNWISGNKLLYNNLDDCIRAIKIISKIHFHLNKIDFIKYSVPTINLVNIKNKFIKYIQDLHKLHEIAKLKNDKFSKIFLSNFYNSLYLANNAYRYSLITNFKNLNISLCHGDYVNKNIIINDKSVIPIDFDRCCINYSIYDFGYFLKRYLKHSFDSWNIKNTLTLLNYYNSNNPIFIDEYFYLLSYLSFPYKFLKISKLYFHSNHILTNKEIENYENNLIKSCNDFDKHLLFIKNFEQYISSKFNMKINKS